In the genome of Parus major isolate Abel chromosome 2, Parus_major1.1, whole genome shotgun sequence, one region contains:
- the C2H18orf63 gene encoding uncharacterized protein C18orf63 homolog isoform X2 yields the protein MNSTRHQSLFFVSLPELQKLCAATVTLSSQIPESEARSTQIKTCRQLLFLYQEVLSAPVMGTLNQISVVMAIPFYESGICQAYVERHRATLEAPQTVTPALLQTCLSYTLTARLAPRWNKAGHLLVQGKDFLCHSGRQNAVVIDLNVSERQLCISVEPCSIRLPPPKLGDFDISSNTIKLFDSNENTVIQQHSILSNWCYVLPSMKMGQIINISHIIPPESPFRSYKDFQMHWKSLYGYILPEDLEETKIYLSVYFKPIGERFFTYPLSCIRSQPVQYFPRTDAESVVNSFLSDMKSNFSQLCGFPVKMTSKALYATKELSRPSVHEIKPKHTKLDGEMVCVVSLTQAPPRKPTLPGIPSPCSTENSHWMECLIQEPGTHSFSSKTTGGVSIEATEKSMSNKQIPGVPKLPTAKSLAPPVNSAFESTPPKVSKIIPIFKGKLMQMNGKITSQTDRKKRENAEWHSPIKSVGVSSSMLSVHKSSITQVFKHIQDVPVKTPADSSALQVKNTKTHPKHGTPIFRWKTQSSGQITNSDFSENSASGGNPSEVNHKKANSLLFLKHVGPVLQKSSTSPCLNTHESPASSARRGEKFASQNTTQFFDKQHQSKEVHLQICKLDNEMTNSSLPLQQTKRSNKGAGLNIHESVFKDTVCMAKSEANKAACHSKDCTAETTSHHSKPNFEQMIAGNKYLTCETLTSKPTLPDMESNMEASVKKGCARRRQKEGGYSKLKRAKRSKTST from the exons ATGAATAGCACCAGGCACCAGTCTCTGTTCTTTGTCAGTCTGCCTGAGCTGCAAAAACTCTGTGCTGCAACAGTAACACTGAGTTCTCAGATACCAGAAAGTGAGGCAAGGAGTACACAGATAAAGACTTGCAG ACAATTATTATTCCTGTATCAAGAAGTCCTTTCTGCACCTGTTATGGGGACACTGAATCAAATTTCGGTTGTGATGGCG ATACCATTTTACGAATCAGGAATATGTCAAGCCTATGTAGAGAGACACAGAGCTACT CTGGAAGCACCGCAAACAGTTACTCCAGCCCTTCTCCAAACCTGTCTTTCCTACACACTTACAGCCAGGCTTGCACCCAGATGGAACAAGGCTGGTCATCTCTTGGTGCAAG GGAAAGACTTTTTGTGTCATTCAGGAAGGCAAAATGCTGTTG ttatAGACCTCAATGTGTCAGAGAGACAGCTTTGCATCAGTGTGGAGCCTTGCTCAATTCGGCTGCCACCCCCCAAG ctTGGAGATTTTGATATTTCATCAAACACCATAAAGCTGTTTGACAGCaatgaaaatacagttattCAGCAACATTCCATATTAAGTAACTGGTGCTATGTTTTGCCAAG CATGAAAATGGGTCAGATCATCAACATCAGCCACATAATTCCTCCAGAATCTCCTTTCCGTTCATATAAGGATTTTCAGATGCACTGGAAGAGTCTG TATGGATATATTCTTCCTGAGGATCTCGAAGAGACAAAAATATACTTGAGTGTTTACTTCAAACCAATAGGGGAAAGGTTCTTTAC GTACCCTTTAAGTTGCATCCGAAGTCAGCCAGTGCAGTATTTCCCCAGAACAGATGCAGAAAGTGTAGTgaactcttttctttctgacatgAAGAGCAATTTTTCACAGCTGTGTGGATTTCCAGTAAAGATGACAAGTAAAGCACTTTATGCTACAAAAGAACTCTCCAGGCCTTCAGTGCAT gaaataaaacctAAGCATACAAAATTGGACGGTGAGATGGTGTGTGTAGTATCTCTAACGCAGGCTCCTCCAAGAAAACCGACTTTGCCTGGAATTCCTTCACCGTGCAGTACGGAAAATAGCCACTGGATGGAGTGTTTGATCCAAGAGCCAGGAACACACAGTTTTTCGAGCAAGACTACAGGAGGCGTTAGCATTGAAGCAACAGAGAAGTCAATGAGCAATAAGCAAATACCTGGCGTGCCAAAGTTACCAACGGCAAAGTCTTTAGCACCACCTGTAAACTCAGCCTTTGAATCCACGCCCCCAAAAGTCAGCAAAATTATACcaattttcaaaggaaagttGATGCAAATGAATGGAAAGATCACAAGTCAAACAGataggaagaaaagggaaaatgctgaATGGCATTCACCAATAAAAAGTGTGGGTGTTTCATCTTCTATGCTCTCTGTGCACAAATCCAGCATAACTCAGGTTTTCAAACACATTCAAGACGTGCCAGTCAAAACTCCTGCTGACAGCAGCGCCCTTCAGGTAAAGAACACAAAGACACACCCAAAACATGGTACACCCATATTCCGATGGAAAACCCAGTCTAGTGGACAAATTACTAactctgatttttctgaaaactctgCTTCAGGTGGGAATCCAAGTGAAGTCAATCACAAAAAGGCAaattctctgctctttcttaAGCATGTTGGGCCAGTGCTTCAGAAGTCCAGCACCAGTCCATGTCTGAATACACATGAATCTCCTGCTTCCAGTGCaagaaggggggaaaagttTGCAAGTCAAAATACTACTCAATTTTTTGACAAACAACACCAGTCAAAGGAAGTGCATTTGCAAATTTGTAAATTAGACAATGAAATGACAAATTCCAGTTTGCCACTGCAACAAACAAAGAGATCAAATAAAGGAGCTGGGTTAAATATTCATGAATCTGTCTTCAAAGATACAGTGTGCATGGCCAAAAGTGAAGCAAACAAAGCAGCATGCCACTCTAAGGACTGTACTGCTGAGACAACCAGTCATCATTCCAAACCTAACTTTGAACAG ATGATTGCAGGGAACAAGTATCTGACATGTGAAACACTGACCTCAAAACCAACTTTGCCAGACATGGAGAGCAACATGGAAGCATCTGTAAAGAAAGGTTGTGCCAGAAGAAGACAA AAAGAAGGAGGTTATTCAAAGTTAAAGAGAGCCAAAAGAAGTAAAACTTCTACTTAA
- the C2H18orf63 gene encoding uncharacterized protein C18orf63 homolog isoform X5, translating into MNSTRHQSLFFVSLPELQKLCAATVTLSSQIPESEARSTQIKTCRQLLFLYQEVLSAPVMGTLNQISVVMAIPFYESGICQAYVERHRATLEAPQTVTPALLQTCLSYTLTARLAPRWNKAGHLLVQGKDFLCHSGRQNAVVIDLNVSERQLCISVEPCSIRLPPPKLGDFDISSNTIKLFDSNENTVIQQHSILSNWCYVLPSMKMGQIINISHIIPPESPFRSYKDFQMHWKSLYGYILPEDLEETKIYLSVYFKPIGERFFTYPLSCIRSQPVQYFPRTDAESVVNSFLSDMKSNFSQLCGFPVKMTSKALYATKELSRPSVHEIKPKHTKLDGEMVCVVSLTQAPPRKPTLPGIPSPCSTENSHWMECLIQEPGTHSFSSKTTGGVSIEATEKSMSNKQIPGVPKLPTAKSLAPPVNSAFESTPPKVSKIIPIFKGKLMQMNGKITSQTDRKKRENAEWHSPIKSVGVSSSMLSVHKSSITQVFKHIQDVPVKTPADSSALQVKNTKTHPKHGTPIFRWKTQSSGQITNSDFSENSASGGNPSEVNHKKANSLLFLKHVGPVLQKSSTSPCLNTHESPASSARRGEKFASQNTTQFFDKQHQSKEVHLQICKLDNEMTNSSLPLQQTKRSNKGAGLNIHESVFKDTVCMAKSEANKAACHSKDCTAETTSHHSKPNFEQKEGGYSKLKRAKRSKTST; encoded by the exons ATGAATAGCACCAGGCACCAGTCTCTGTTCTTTGTCAGTCTGCCTGAGCTGCAAAAACTCTGTGCTGCAACAGTAACACTGAGTTCTCAGATACCAGAAAGTGAGGCAAGGAGTACACAGATAAAGACTTGCAG ACAATTATTATTCCTGTATCAAGAAGTCCTTTCTGCACCTGTTATGGGGACACTGAATCAAATTTCGGTTGTGATGGCG ATACCATTTTACGAATCAGGAATATGTCAAGCCTATGTAGAGAGACACAGAGCTACT CTGGAAGCACCGCAAACAGTTACTCCAGCCCTTCTCCAAACCTGTCTTTCCTACACACTTACAGCCAGGCTTGCACCCAGATGGAACAAGGCTGGTCATCTCTTGGTGCAAG GGAAAGACTTTTTGTGTCATTCAGGAAGGCAAAATGCTGTTG ttatAGACCTCAATGTGTCAGAGAGACAGCTTTGCATCAGTGTGGAGCCTTGCTCAATTCGGCTGCCACCCCCCAAG ctTGGAGATTTTGATATTTCATCAAACACCATAAAGCTGTTTGACAGCaatgaaaatacagttattCAGCAACATTCCATATTAAGTAACTGGTGCTATGTTTTGCCAAG CATGAAAATGGGTCAGATCATCAACATCAGCCACATAATTCCTCCAGAATCTCCTTTCCGTTCATATAAGGATTTTCAGATGCACTGGAAGAGTCTG TATGGATATATTCTTCCTGAGGATCTCGAAGAGACAAAAATATACTTGAGTGTTTACTTCAAACCAATAGGGGAAAGGTTCTTTAC GTACCCTTTAAGTTGCATCCGAAGTCAGCCAGTGCAGTATTTCCCCAGAACAGATGCAGAAAGTGTAGTgaactcttttctttctgacatgAAGAGCAATTTTTCACAGCTGTGTGGATTTCCAGTAAAGATGACAAGTAAAGCACTTTATGCTACAAAAGAACTCTCCAGGCCTTCAGTGCAT gaaataaaacctAAGCATACAAAATTGGACGGTGAGATGGTGTGTGTAGTATCTCTAACGCAGGCTCCTCCAAGAAAACCGACTTTGCCTGGAATTCCTTCACCGTGCAGTACGGAAAATAGCCACTGGATGGAGTGTTTGATCCAAGAGCCAGGAACACACAGTTTTTCGAGCAAGACTACAGGAGGCGTTAGCATTGAAGCAACAGAGAAGTCAATGAGCAATAAGCAAATACCTGGCGTGCCAAAGTTACCAACGGCAAAGTCTTTAGCACCACCTGTAAACTCAGCCTTTGAATCCACGCCCCCAAAAGTCAGCAAAATTATACcaattttcaaaggaaagttGATGCAAATGAATGGAAAGATCACAAGTCAAACAGataggaagaaaagggaaaatgctgaATGGCATTCACCAATAAAAAGTGTGGGTGTTTCATCTTCTATGCTCTCTGTGCACAAATCCAGCATAACTCAGGTTTTCAAACACATTCAAGACGTGCCAGTCAAAACTCCTGCTGACAGCAGCGCCCTTCAGGTAAAGAACACAAAGACACACCCAAAACATGGTACACCCATATTCCGATGGAAAACCCAGTCTAGTGGACAAATTACTAactctgatttttctgaaaactctgCTTCAGGTGGGAATCCAAGTGAAGTCAATCACAAAAAGGCAaattctctgctctttcttaAGCATGTTGGGCCAGTGCTTCAGAAGTCCAGCACCAGTCCATGTCTGAATACACATGAATCTCCTGCTTCCAGTGCaagaaggggggaaaagttTGCAAGTCAAAATACTACTCAATTTTTTGACAAACAACACCAGTCAAAGGAAGTGCATTTGCAAATTTGTAAATTAGACAATGAAATGACAAATTCCAGTTTGCCACTGCAACAAACAAAGAGATCAAATAAAGGAGCTGGGTTAAATATTCATGAATCTGTCTTCAAAGATACAGTGTGCATGGCCAAAAGTGAAGCAAACAAAGCAGCATGCCACTCTAAGGACTGTACTGCTGAGACAACCAGTCATCATTCCAAACCTAACTTTGAACAG AAAGAAGGAGGTTATTCAAAGTTAAAGAGAGCCAAAAGAAGTAAAACTTCTACTTAA